In Felis catus isolate Fca126 chromosome E1, F.catus_Fca126_mat1.0, whole genome shotgun sequence, the following proteins share a genomic window:
- the LOC101097853 gene encoding intercellular adhesion molecule 5 isoform X1 — translation MRNCRTPWERPRFGPEGQLLALFTRMEMLLFCVWALLALNPGPGATEEIFEVSIWPDQALVKLGQSLMINCSTTCPDPGPGGIETYLKKTQVDKGPQWKEFLLEDVTENSVLQCFFSCAGIQKDTSLDITVYQPPEQVILELQPAWVAMDEAFTVKCHVPSVAPLENLTLTLLQGNQELHRKDFMNVAVASQRAEITINVKAQREDDRCNFSCRAELDLSSHGGGLFHSSSAIKVLRIFEFSESPQIWVSSLLEIGMAEAVSCELARVFPATEVMFHMFLGDQELSLFVSWKGDTAWANATVRAMETGDQELSCLVSLGPMEQKTREPVHVYSFPPPILEIEELYPLAGTDINVTCLGHVLTSPSPTLRLKGAPDLPAPGEPAWLLLTTREEDNGRNFSCEASLEVQGQRLSKTTAVQLHVLYKPRLEESDCPGNQTWVKGTEQLLACIPKGNPTPTLVCTWNGVIFNFEVPRKATQNHTGTYCCTASNQLGSVSKDIAVIVRGLDEGISSTIFVIIIVALGVGVITIALYLNYRPCKIERRKLPYRQKEKNKEEESQFAVQQAEKCNAHNC, via the exons cttttGGCCCTTTTCACAAGGATGGAAATGCTACTGTTTTGTGTCTGGGCCCTGCTGGCTTTGAACCCTGGCCCAG GAGCAACTGAAGAGATATTTGAGGTTTCCATTTGGCCAGATCAGGCCCTGGTAAAGCTTGGACAGTCCCTAATGATCAACTGCAGCACTACCTGTCCAGACCCAGGACCCGGTGGAATTGAGACTTACTTAAAGAAAACCCAGGTGGACAAAGGACCTCAGTGGAAGGAGTTTCTTCTGGAGGATGTCACAGAGAATTCTGTTCTGCAGTGCTTCTTCTCTTGTGCAGGGATCCAAAAGGACACAAGCCTTGACATCACTGTGTATC AGCCACCCGAGCAGGTGATCCTGGAGCTGCAGCCTGCATGGGTAGCCATGGATGAAGCCTTCACAGTGAAGTGCCATGTGCCCAGTGTAGCACCCCTGGAGAACCTCACCCTTACCCTTCTCCAGGGTAACCAGGAACTACACAGAAAGGACTTTATGAACGTGGCTGTGGCCTCCCAAAGAGCTGAGATCACCATCAATGTCAAAGCCCAAAGGGAAGATGATAGGTGCAATTTCTCCTGCCGTGCAGAACTGGACTTGAGTTCACATGGTGGAGGGCTCTTTCACAGTAGCTCAGCCATCAAGGTACTCCGGATCTTTG AATTCTCTGAGAGTCCCCAAATCTGGGTCTCCTCACTTTTGGAGATTGGGATGGCAGAGGCTGTGAGCTGCGAGTTGGCTAGGGTGTTCCCCGCCACAGAGGTAATGTTCCACATGTTCCTGGGAGACCAAGAGCTGAGCCTGTTTGTCTCCtggaagggagacacagcatgggcCAATGCCACAGTTCGGGCCATGGAGACTGGTGATCAGGAGCTGTCTTGCCTTGTATCTCTGGGtccaatggaacagaaaacaaGAGAGCCAGTGCATGTCTATA gCTTCCCTCCACCAATCCTAGAGATAGAAGAATTATACCCATTGGCAGGGACAGACATTAATGTGACCTGTTTGGGGCATGTGTTAACATCACCCAGCCCTACTCTTCGGCTTAAGGGAGCCCCAGATCTCCCTGCCCCTGGGGAACCTGCCTGGCTTTTACTTACCACCAGGGAGGAAGATAACGGCCGAAATTTCTCCTGTGAGGCCTCTTTGGAGGTTCAGGGTCAGCGGTTGAGCAAAACCACCGCGGTCCAGCTCCATGTCCTAT ACAAGCCCCGGTTAGAGGAATCTGACTGCCCTGGCAACCAGACATGGGTGAAAGGGACAGAGCAGCTGCTTGCCTGCATCCCAAAGGGAAACCCAACTCCAACCTTGGTGTGTACCTGGAATGGAGTGATATTCAACTTTGAAGTGCCACGGAAAGCAACCCAGAACCACACAGGAACCTACTGCTGCACAGCCTCTAACCAACTGGGCTCTGTCAGCAAAGACATTGCTGTCATCGTTCGAG GACTGGATGAAGGAATCAGCTCCACCATCTTTGTCATCATTATTGTCGCTCTTGGAGTGGGTGTAATCACCATAGCACTGTATTTGAACTACCGGCCTTGCAAAATAGAGAGGCGGAAATTGCCCtataggcagaaagagaagaacaaagaggagGAAAGCCAGTTTGCTGTTCAGCAAGCAGAAAAATGCAATGCACATAATTGTTAA
- the LOC101097853 gene encoding intercellular adhesion molecule 5 isoform X2 produces the protein MEMLLFCVWALLALNPGPGATEEIFEVSIWPDQALVKLGQSLMINCSTTCPDPGPGGIETYLKKTQVDKGPQWKEFLLEDVTENSVLQCFFSCAGIQKDTSLDITVYQPPEQVILELQPAWVAMDEAFTVKCHVPSVAPLENLTLTLLQGNQELHRKDFMNVAVASQRAEITINVKAQREDDRCNFSCRAELDLSSHGGGLFHSSSAIKVLRIFEFSESPQIWVSSLLEIGMAEAVSCELARVFPATEVMFHMFLGDQELSLFVSWKGDTAWANATVRAMETGDQELSCLVSLGPMEQKTREPVHVYSFPPPILEIEELYPLAGTDINVTCLGHVLTSPSPTLRLKGAPDLPAPGEPAWLLLTTREEDNGRNFSCEASLEVQGQRLSKTTAVQLHVLYKPRLEESDCPGNQTWVKGTEQLLACIPKGNPTPTLVCTWNGVIFNFEVPRKATQNHTGTYCCTASNQLGSVSKDIAVIVRGLDEGISSTIFVIIIVALGVGVITIALYLNYRPCKIERRKLPYRQKEKNKEEESQFAVQQAEKCNAHNC, from the exons ATGGAAATGCTACTGTTTTGTGTCTGGGCCCTGCTGGCTTTGAACCCTGGCCCAG GAGCAACTGAAGAGATATTTGAGGTTTCCATTTGGCCAGATCAGGCCCTGGTAAAGCTTGGACAGTCCCTAATGATCAACTGCAGCACTACCTGTCCAGACCCAGGACCCGGTGGAATTGAGACTTACTTAAAGAAAACCCAGGTGGACAAAGGACCTCAGTGGAAGGAGTTTCTTCTGGAGGATGTCACAGAGAATTCTGTTCTGCAGTGCTTCTTCTCTTGTGCAGGGATCCAAAAGGACACAAGCCTTGACATCACTGTGTATC AGCCACCCGAGCAGGTGATCCTGGAGCTGCAGCCTGCATGGGTAGCCATGGATGAAGCCTTCACAGTGAAGTGCCATGTGCCCAGTGTAGCACCCCTGGAGAACCTCACCCTTACCCTTCTCCAGGGTAACCAGGAACTACACAGAAAGGACTTTATGAACGTGGCTGTGGCCTCCCAAAGAGCTGAGATCACCATCAATGTCAAAGCCCAAAGGGAAGATGATAGGTGCAATTTCTCCTGCCGTGCAGAACTGGACTTGAGTTCACATGGTGGAGGGCTCTTTCACAGTAGCTCAGCCATCAAGGTACTCCGGATCTTTG AATTCTCTGAGAGTCCCCAAATCTGGGTCTCCTCACTTTTGGAGATTGGGATGGCAGAGGCTGTGAGCTGCGAGTTGGCTAGGGTGTTCCCCGCCACAGAGGTAATGTTCCACATGTTCCTGGGAGACCAAGAGCTGAGCCTGTTTGTCTCCtggaagggagacacagcatgggcCAATGCCACAGTTCGGGCCATGGAGACTGGTGATCAGGAGCTGTCTTGCCTTGTATCTCTGGGtccaatggaacagaaaacaaGAGAGCCAGTGCATGTCTATA gCTTCCCTCCACCAATCCTAGAGATAGAAGAATTATACCCATTGGCAGGGACAGACATTAATGTGACCTGTTTGGGGCATGTGTTAACATCACCCAGCCCTACTCTTCGGCTTAAGGGAGCCCCAGATCTCCCTGCCCCTGGGGAACCTGCCTGGCTTTTACTTACCACCAGGGAGGAAGATAACGGCCGAAATTTCTCCTGTGAGGCCTCTTTGGAGGTTCAGGGTCAGCGGTTGAGCAAAACCACCGCGGTCCAGCTCCATGTCCTAT ACAAGCCCCGGTTAGAGGAATCTGACTGCCCTGGCAACCAGACATGGGTGAAAGGGACAGAGCAGCTGCTTGCCTGCATCCCAAAGGGAAACCCAACTCCAACCTTGGTGTGTACCTGGAATGGAGTGATATTCAACTTTGAAGTGCCACGGAAAGCAACCCAGAACCACACAGGAACCTACTGCTGCACAGCCTCTAACCAACTGGGCTCTGTCAGCAAAGACATTGCTGTCATCGTTCGAG GACTGGATGAAGGAATCAGCTCCACCATCTTTGTCATCATTATTGTCGCTCTTGGAGTGGGTGTAATCACCATAGCACTGTATTTGAACTACCGGCCTTGCAAAATAGAGAGGCGGAAATTGCCCtataggcagaaagagaagaacaaagaggagGAAAGCCAGTTTGCTGTTCAGCAAGCAGAAAAATGCAATGCACATAATTGTTAA
- the GH1 gene encoding somatotropin isoform X1 — MWMGTLTLGFGAAECEQRHLCPDIWPSFKCSPSPVGGGEGLTGKQRPLAVWATASPSGSLSVGPRNSVLLAFALLCLPWPQEVGAFPAMPLSSLFANAVLRAQHLHQLAADTYKEFERAYIPEGQRYSIQNAQAAFCFSETIPAPTGKDEAQQRSDVELLRFSLLLIQSWLGPVQFLSRVFTNSLVFGTSDRVYEKLKDLEEGIQALMRELEDGSPRAGQILKQTYDKFDTNLRSDDALLKNYGLLSCFKKDLHKAETYLRVMKCRRFVESSCAF; from the exons ATGTGGATGGGGACACTAACCCTGGGCTTTGGGGCTGCTGAATGTGAGCAGAGACATCTATGCCCAGACATTTGGCCAAGTTTTAAATGTTCTCCGTCcccggtggggggaggggaagggctgaCGGGGAAACAGAGGCCTCTTGCTGTCTGGGCCACGGCCTCGCCCTCCGGGTCCCTCTCTGTAGGCCCTCGGAACTCTGTGCTCCTGGCGTTTGCCCTGCTCTGCCTGCCCTGGCCCCAGGAGGTGGGCGCCTTCCCAGCCATGCCCTTGTCCAGTCTGTTTGCCAACGCCGTGCTCCGGGCCCAGCACCTGCACCAGTTGGCCGCCGACACCTACAAAGAGTTT GAGCGGGCGTACATCCCGGAGGGACAGAGGTATTCCATCCAGAACGCGCAGGCTGCCTTCTGCTTCTCGGAGACCATCCCGGCCCCCACGGGCAAGGACGAGGCCCAGCAGAGATCC GACGTAGAGCTGCTCCGCTTCTCTCTGCTGCTCATCCAGTCGTGGCTCGGGCCCGTGCAATTCCTCAGCAGGGTCTTCACCAACAGCCTGGTGTTCGGCACCTCGGACCGGGTCTACGAGAAGCTCAAGGACCTGGAGGAAGGCATCCAAGCCCTGATGCGG GAGCTGGAAGATGGCAGCCCCCGGGCCGGGCAGATCCTGAAGCAAACCTACGACAAGTTTGACACAAACTTGCGCAGTGACGACGCGCTGCTCAAGAACTATGGGCTCCTGTCCTGCTTCAAGAAGGACCTGCACAAGGCTGAGACGTACCTGCGGGTCATGAAGTGTCGCCGCTTCGTGGAGAGCAGCTGTGCCTTCTAG
- the GH1 gene encoding somatotropin precursor (The RefSeq protein has 2 substitutions compared to this genomic sequence) — protein sequence MAAGPRNSVLLAFALLCLPWPQEVGTFPAMPLSSLFANAVLRAQHLHQLAADTYKEFERAYIPEGQRYSIQNAQAAFCFSETIPAPTGKDEAQQRSDVELLRFSLLLIQSWLGPVQFLSRVFTNSLVFGTSDRVYEKLKDLEEGIQALMRELEDGSPRGGQILKQTYDKFDTNLRSDDALLKNYGLLSCFKKDLHKAETYLRVMKCRRFVESSCAF from the exons ATGGCTGCAG GCCCTCGGAACTCTGTGCTCCTGGCGTTTGCCCTGCTCTGCCTGCCCTGGCCCCAGGAGGTGGGCGCCTTCCCAGCCATGCCCTTGTCCAGTCTGTTTGCCAACGCCGTGCTCCGGGCCCAGCACCTGCACCAGTTGGCCGCCGACACCTACAAAGAGTTT GAGCGGGCGTACATCCCGGAGGGACAGAGGTATTCCATCCAGAACGCGCAGGCTGCCTTCTGCTTCTCGGAGACCATCCCGGCCCCCACGGGCAAGGACGAGGCCCAGCAGAGATCC GACGTAGAGCTGCTCCGCTTCTCTCTGCTGCTCATCCAGTCGTGGCTCGGGCCCGTGCAATTCCTCAGCAGGGTCTTCACCAACAGCCTGGTGTTCGGCACCTCGGACCGGGTCTACGAGAAGCTCAAGGACCTGGAGGAAGGCATCCAAGCCCTGATGCGG GAGCTGGAAGATGGCAGCCCCCGGGCCGGGCAGATCCTGAAGCAAACCTACGACAAGTTTGACACAAACTTGCGCAGTGACGACGCGCTGCTCAAGAACTATGGGCTCCTGTCCTGCTTCAAGAAGGACCTGCACAAGGCTGAGACGTACCTGCGGGTCATGAAGTGTCGCCGCTTCGTGGAGAGCAGCTGTGCCTTCTAG
- the CD79B gene encoding B-cell antigen receptor complex-associated protein beta chain isoform X2, producing MAELVLSPMPSNWLVVLLLLLSGVPAAKTEDLYQDPKGSTCARIWQNPRFIARKRGAMVEIRCYTKDLGAVSWLRKRETDLEPKPLLKDARILESQNGTFATLTIQGIQFQDNGIYFCQQKCLKESLSMGCGTELRVMGFSTIAQLKRRNTLKDGIIMIQTLLIILFIIVPIFLLLDKDDSKPGMDEDHTYEGLNIDQTATYEDIVTLRTGEVKWSVGEHPGQE from the exons atggcCGAGCTGGTGCTGTCTCCCATGCCCAGCAACTGGCTGGTGGTGTTGCTGCTGCTTCTGTCAG GTGTGCCAGCAGCCAAAACAGAAGACCTGTACCAGGATCCCAAAG GAAGCACTTGTGCCCGGATCTGGCAGAACCCACGTTTCATAGCCCGGAAAAGGGGAGCCATGGTGGAGATCAGGTGCTACACAAAGGACCTGGGAGCGGTGAGCTGGCTACGGAAGCGGGAGACGGACTTGGAGCCCAAGCCACTGCTGAAAGACGCCCGCATCCTAGAGAGCCAGAACGGCACCTTTGCCACCCTCACCATCCAGGGCATCCAGTTTCAGGACAACGGCATCTACTTCTGCCAGCAGAAGTGCTTGAAGGAGTCCCTCAGCATGGGCTGTGGCACTGAGCTGCGAGTCATGG GATTCAGCACCATAGCACAGTTGAAGAGGAGGAACACACTGAAAGATGGCATCATCATGATCCAGACCCTGCTCATCATCCTCTTCATCATCGTGCCCATCTTCCTGCTGTTGGACAAG GATGACAGCAAGCCCGGAATGGATGAAGACCACACCTACGAG GGCCTGAACATTGACCAGACAGCCACCTATGAGGACATAGTGACTCTACGGACGGGAGAGGTGAAGTGGTCAGTGGGGGAGCACCCAGGCCAAGAGTGA
- the CD79B gene encoding B-cell antigen receptor complex-associated protein beta chain isoform X1 — translation MAELVLSPMPSNWLVVLLLLLSAGVPAAKTEDLYQDPKGSTCARIWQNPRFIARKRGAMVEIRCYTKDLGAVSWLRKRETDLEPKPLLKDARILESQNGTFATLTIQGIQFQDNGIYFCQQKCLKESLSMGCGTELRVMGFSTIAQLKRRNTLKDGIIMIQTLLIILFIIVPIFLLLDKDDSKPGMDEDHTYEGLNIDQTATYEDIVTLRTGEVKWSVGEHPGQE, via the exons atggcCGAGCTGGTGCTGTCTCCCATGCCCAGCAACTGGCTGGTGGTGTTGCTGCTGCTTCTGTCAG CAGGTGTGCCAGCAGCCAAAACAGAAGACCTGTACCAGGATCCCAAAG GAAGCACTTGTGCCCGGATCTGGCAGAACCCACGTTTCATAGCCCGGAAAAGGGGAGCCATGGTGGAGATCAGGTGCTACACAAAGGACCTGGGAGCGGTGAGCTGGCTACGGAAGCGGGAGACGGACTTGGAGCCCAAGCCACTGCTGAAAGACGCCCGCATCCTAGAGAGCCAGAACGGCACCTTTGCCACCCTCACCATCCAGGGCATCCAGTTTCAGGACAACGGCATCTACTTCTGCCAGCAGAAGTGCTTGAAGGAGTCCCTCAGCATGGGCTGTGGCACTGAGCTGCGAGTCATGG GATTCAGCACCATAGCACAGTTGAAGAGGAGGAACACACTGAAAGATGGCATCATCATGATCCAGACCCTGCTCATCATCCTCTTCATCATCGTGCCCATCTTCCTGCTGTTGGACAAG GATGACAGCAAGCCCGGAATGGATGAAGACCACACCTACGAG GGCCTGAACATTGACCAGACAGCCACCTATGAGGACATAGTGACTCTACGGACGGGAGAGGTGAAGTGGTCAGTGGGGGAGCACCCAGGCCAAGAGTGA